A window from Megalops cyprinoides isolate fMegCyp1 chromosome 8, fMegCyp1.pri, whole genome shotgun sequence encodes these proteins:
- the LOC118782278 gene encoding growth arrest-specific protein 1-like: MKTWCSALALLGWVLVVLDAQYICWQALLRCQQEKDCELAYNQYLVACEDNIRGNRRQCPSHCISALVRLNQTRNGPDLETCDCGQDTQCRRAKRAIEPCLPRRYPGDAARIGCTEARQRCEEEPGCHSTLTAYLSNCGQLFNGRKCTTKCKTTIQQMLFIPNGMLLNRCVCDGVERPFCEVVKENMGKLCAIGDHGVSTAYGEMDDIYEDEDYELKTDREDFHPESGVSFSSSTQLSPHVTLLQGILLLTFCWIRPF, encoded by the coding sequence ATGAAGACTTGGTGTAGTGCTCTGGCGCTTCTCGGTTGGGTACTTGTAGTGCTTGATGCCCAGTATATCTGCTGGCAAGCCCTACTCAGATGCCAACAAGAGAAAGACTGTGAACTGGCTTATAACCAATACCTAGTCGCGTGCGAAGATAATATCCGAGGGAACAGGCGACAGTGTCCCAGCCATTGCATCAGTGCCTTGGTGAGACTAAACCAGACCCGCAACGGACCAGACCTAGAGACGTGCGACTGTGGGCAGGACACCCAATGCAGGAGGGCAAAACGGGCGATCGAACCCTGTCTTCCTCGACGGTATCCAGGAGACGCAGCCAGGATAGGATGCACAGAGGCCCGCCAGCGTTGTGAGGAGGAGCCGGGATGCCACTCTACCCTGACAGCCTACCTGTCAAACTGTGGACAACTTTTCAATGGTAGGAAATGCACGACGAAGTGCAAGACCACAATTCAGCAAATGCTCTTCATCCCTAACGGCATGCTGCTGAACCGCTGCGTGTGTGATGGCGTGGAGAGACCCTTTTGCGAGGTGGTAAAGGAGAACATGGGGAAACTTTGCGCCATTGGAGACCACGGCGTCTCCACAGCCTACGGGGAAATGGACGACATATACGAGGATGAGGACTATgaactgaaaacagacagagaggactTCCACCCTGAATCGGGAGTGTCTTTCTCGAGCTCTACCCAGTTATCTCCTCATGTTACATTGTTACAAGGGATTCTGTTGCTGACATTTTGCTGGATTAGACCTTTCTAA